From Mucilaginibacter rubeus, a single genomic window includes:
- a CDS encoding rhodanese-like domain-containing protein: MNEITVQELKEKIDKGEDFQLIDVREDFEYETSNLGGQLIPLGGVVIESEKISKDKPVVVMCRSGKRSAAAIMQLEQLGFTNLSNLRGGILAWQAEIDPELNVY, translated from the coding sequence ATGAACGAGATAACCGTACAGGAACTAAAAGAGAAAATTGATAAAGGCGAAGATTTTCAACTGATTGATGTTAGGGAAGATTTTGAATACGAAACTTCAAACCTTGGCGGACAACTTATACCGCTTGGCGGCGTAGTGATTGAATCTGAAAAGATTAGCAAAGATAAACCGGTAGTGGTAATGTGCCGTAGTGGCAAACGCAGCGCGGCCGCTATTATGCAGCTGGAGCAGCTTGGTTTTACCAACCTGTCAAACTTAAGAGGCGGCATCCTTGCATGGCAAGCCGAAATTGACCCCGAATTAAACGTATACTAA
- a CDS encoding DUF4407 domain-containing protein: MKKVTRFFWFCSGAHIDTLKKYPIEHNKYVGIGATIFFTALFAALSGGYAMYFVFNGDAFAVGFAILFGLLWGTAIFNMDRYIVSSINKEGTTNQQILQASPRILLAIMIGVVISRPLELKIFDKEIRQKLKTAYLKGQRSKIDTLEKTYMQKYAMELGKNTDLKKEKDSLERDINRSRYELNQEVFGDKTNQTSGITGYGTYAKQKQGVLEEKEARLKTVTDNLGQMDQYLSARKDYEGLNSTRLFTEHQLDSLASIAGFSDRNWALGQLTYTENGKRDLDTYLAISFIGYLFILFECLPVFVKLMSPKGPYDTAIAKTAEANIHYAERDKERDMAVTDNIYDHNLDTDIQRRKKIISSQSDYDFERHSYE, encoded by the coding sequence ATGAAAAAAGTTACACGCTTTTTCTGGTTCTGTTCAGGAGCACATATCGATACCCTAAAAAAGTACCCCATTGAGCATAATAAGTATGTTGGTATTGGGGCCACTATATTTTTTACCGCTTTGTTCGCGGCTTTATCGGGCGGCTATGCCATGTACTTTGTTTTTAATGGCGATGCCTTTGCTGTAGGCTTTGCTATACTATTTGGCTTGCTGTGGGGAACGGCCATTTTTAACATGGACCGCTACATTGTATCCAGCATCAATAAAGAAGGTACAACCAATCAGCAGATCTTGCAGGCTTCGCCGCGTATTCTATTGGCTATCATGATTGGGGTTGTAATATCTCGTCCGCTTGAACTTAAGATCTTTGACAAGGAGATTCGCCAGAAGCTTAAAACCGCCTATTTAAAAGGCCAGCGCAGCAAAATCGACACCCTCGAGAAAACATACATGCAGAAGTATGCTATGGAGCTGGGCAAAAACACCGATCTGAAAAAGGAAAAGGACTCGTTAGAAAGGGATATCAACCGCTCACGTTACGAGCTTAACCAGGAAGTTTTTGGCGATAAAACTAACCAAACATCAGGCATAACCGGTTATGGCACTTATGCCAAACAAAAGCAAGGTGTACTGGAGGAAAAGGAAGCCCGCCTTAAAACTGTTACAGATAATCTGGGGCAAATGGATCAGTATCTGAGTGCCCGCAAGGATTATGAAGGGCTAAACAGCACGCGCTTATTTACCGAACACCAATTGGATAGCCTGGCCAGCATTGCGGGCTTCTCCGACCGTAACTGGGCATTAGGTCAGCTAACCTATACGGAAAACGGCAAGCGCGACCTGGATACCTATCTGGCTATCTCGTTTATCGGCTACCTGTTTATTTTGTTTGAATGTTTGCCGGTATTTGTAAAGCTAATGTCGCCCAAAGGGCCTTATGATACGGCCATTGCCAAAACGGCCGAGGCCAATATTCATTACGCCGAACGCGACAAGGAACGGGACATGGCCGTTACCGATAATATTTATGATCATAACCTGGATACGGATATCCAGCGGCGAAAAAAGATCATCAGCTCACAATCTGATTATGATTTTGAGCGGCATAGCTATGAGTAA
- a CDS encoding isoaspartyl peptidase/L-asparaginase: MKIIIHGGFFSESLTNQEVKLAKQEALNGIVQLGYNYLQHHTAAETVVYTVRLLEDCELFNAGTGSQIQSDGKIRLSASLMDGKTQRFSGVINIEDVKNPICVAEKLQAYDDRVLSGKGACDFAIENGHKYYNPEIPQRRREYEQKLSDSIRLGTVGCVALDVHGNLAAATSTGGKGFEIPGRVSDSATTAGNYANEFAGVSCTGVGEDIVSGSVAVKIVTRVTDGMALMAATEKTLDEMKPYDGFAGVIGITTDGQIYHSDTHPYMVWALHDGDVEVFN; encoded by the coding sequence ATGAAAATAATTATTCATGGCGGTTTTTTTAGCGAATCGCTTACCAACCAGGAAGTAAAGCTGGCCAAGCAGGAGGCCCTGAACGGCATTGTGCAATTAGGATATAACTACCTGCAACACCATACAGCTGCAGAAACTGTAGTATATACCGTACGTTTGCTTGAAGACTGCGAGCTTTTTAATGCAGGCACCGGTTCACAAATACAGAGCGATGGCAAAATACGTCTGAGCGCTTCTCTTATGGATGGCAAAACCCAGCGCTTTTCGGGCGTTATCAACATTGAGGATGTTAAAAACCCTATCTGTGTAGCTGAAAAACTTCAAGCCTATGATGACCGTGTATTGAGCGGTAAGGGAGCATGTGATTTTGCTATTGAAAACGGACATAAATACTATAATCCCGAAATTCCACAGCGCCGTCGTGAGTATGAACAAAAGCTCAGCGACTCTATAAGGCTTGGCACCGTGGGCTGCGTAGCGCTGGATGTGCATGGTAACCTGGCTGCCGCCACCAGCACCGGGGGTAAAGGCTTTGAAATACCTGGCCGTGTAAGTGATTCGGCAACTACAGCGGGCAACTACGCCAATGAGTTTGCCGGCGTTTCATGTACCGGCGTAGGCGAGGATATTGTGAGCGGATCGGTAGCTGTTAAAATTGTTACACGCGTAACCGATGGCATGGCCCTCATGGCCGCCACCGAAAAAACCCTTGATGAAATGAAGCCTTATGACGGCTTTGCCGGTGTAATAGGCATTACTACAGACGGGCAGATATATCACTCAGATACACACCCTTACATGGTTTGGGCCCTGCATGACGGCGACGTAGAAGTATTTAACTAA
- a CDS encoding carboxy terminal-processing peptidase — MFKKVYLLLVLGAALACKASPSKPVKVAGSNDLQPDEQQSVVCKQVAALISNYNYKKVPLNDSVSAVIYDRYIKSLDENHSYFLASDIKDFEKYKTVLDDDIKAGNLADAFYIFNVFQKRYIEHVKFSLAQINKNFDFNKTETFVYDRDKLPWIATQADMDAMWTQRVKYDLLNLKLASADMAKNKETLKKRYENLLTQTNKLSNQDVFQYFMDAFTEAIDPHTNYFNPSNAANFNIEMSRQVEGIGASLQVENEYVTIKTIVAGGPADKSHQISVDDRIVAVAQGKTGEFQNVVGWRVDNAIAIIRGTKGTTVRLEILPAGVNASAKPKVVEMVREKIILKDQSAKKEIRTYNSNGKTVKIGVISIPAFYIDFNDYKAGNPNYKSTTHDVKAILDSLKKENVDGLVIDLRENGGGSLMEAIELTGLFIKTGPVVQVRDTKDQVEIDKDEDPDITYSGPMAVLVDRFSASASEIFSGAIQDYGRGLILGTQTYGKGSVQSAIDLDRVIGSSLRDKIAGVVGGGKKTTSTGSQSTYGQLNLTIAKFYRISGNSTQHKGVTPDISFPSVIPLDKYGEDTEPSAMPFDVIAKTDYTKTGDFTGVLPQLKKLHDQRMSSSDSYKYLLEDIADFKKHDADDSISLKESDLKKQRDDDEQKSFDRNNLRRVALGLPALKKGQTKPKNEDLDFVKREAGQIMTDYISLDNKFTSVGSQPAN, encoded by the coding sequence ATGTTTAAGAAAGTATATTTGTTATTGGTGCTGGGCGCTGCCCTCGCCTGTAAAGCATCCCCATCCAAACCGGTTAAAGTAGCAGGTTCAAATGATTTACAGCCCGATGAACAGCAAAGTGTTGTTTGTAAGCAGGTAGCAGCATTGATATCCAACTATAACTATAAAAAAGTACCGCTTAATGATTCGGTTTCTGCCGTAATCTACGATCGTTATATCAAATCGCTTGATGAAAACCACAGCTACTTTTTAGCATCAGATATTAAGGATTTTGAAAAATATAAAACCGTACTTGATGATGATATTAAAGCCGGTAACCTTGCCGATGCTTTTTATATCTTCAACGTTTTTCAGAAAAGATATATCGAGCACGTAAAATTTTCACTGGCGCAGATCAACAAAAACTTCGATTTCAACAAAACCGAAACCTTTGTTTACGATCGTGATAAATTGCCATGGATAGCTACGCAAGCCGATATGGATGCCATGTGGACCCAGCGTGTTAAATACGACTTGCTGAACCTGAAACTGGCCAGCGCAGATATGGCTAAAAATAAAGAAACGCTAAAAAAACGTTACGAAAACCTGTTGACTCAAACCAACAAGCTATCTAACCAGGATGTTTTCCAGTATTTCATGGATGCTTTTACTGAGGCTATCGATCCGCACACCAATTACTTTAACCCATCAAACGCGGCTAATTTCAATATTGAAATGTCACGTCAGGTTGAGGGTATCGGTGCTTCATTACAGGTGGAAAACGAATACGTAACCATTAAAACCATTGTAGCAGGCGGCCCTGCCGATAAAAGTCACCAGATAAGTGTTGATGACCGTATAGTTGCCGTAGCACAAGGCAAAACCGGTGAATTTCAGAACGTAGTAGGCTGGCGTGTTGACAACGCCATAGCTATTATCCGCGGTACTAAAGGTACTACGGTAAGGCTTGAGATCTTACCTGCCGGTGTAAACGCTTCTGCTAAACCAAAAGTTGTTGAAATGGTACGCGAAAAAATCATCCTGAAAGACCAATCGGCCAAAAAGGAGATCCGTACTTACAACAGCAATGGTAAAACAGTTAAAATAGGTGTAATATCTATCCCTGCATTCTATATCGATTTTAACGATTACAAAGCAGGTAACCCTAACTACAAAAGTACCACCCACGATGTTAAGGCCATACTCGATTCTTTGAAGAAAGAAAACGTTGATGGCCTCGTGATTGACCTACGTGAAAACGGTGGTGGCTCATTAATGGAAGCTATTGAGCTTACAGGCCTTTTCATTAAAACCGGCCCGGTAGTACAGGTACGCGATACTAAAGACCAGGTTGAAATTGATAAAGACGAAGATCCGGATATTACTTACAGCGGCCCGATGGCTGTACTGGTCGACCGTTTCAGCGCTTCGGCCTCTGAAATTTTCTCCGGTGCTATACAGGATTACGGTCGCGGTTTGATACTGGGTACCCAAACCTATGGTAAAGGCTCGGTACAAAGCGCCATTGATCTTGACAGGGTGATAGGATCTTCATTGCGTGATAAAATTGCGGGTGTAGTTGGCGGTGGTAAAAAGACTACTTCAACCGGTAGCCAAAGCACTTACGGTCAGCTTAACCTTACTATAGCCAAGTTCTATCGTATCAGCGGTAACTCAACCCAGCATAAAGGTGTAACGCCTGATATTTCATTCCCGTCGGTTATTCCGTTGGATAAATACGGTGAAGATACAGAGCCGTCAGCCATGCCTTTTGATGTGATTGCTAAAACAGACTACACCAAAACCGGCGATTTCACCGGCGTGCTGCCACAGCTTAAAAAGCTGCATGATCAGCGTATGAGCAGCAGCGACAGCTACAAATATTTGCTTGAAGATATCGCCGATTTCAAAAAGCATGATGCGGATGACAGTATCTCGTTAAAAGAATCTGATCTGAAAAAACAACGCGACGATGATGAGCAAAAATCATTTGATCGTAACAACCTGCGCCGTGTGGCTTTAGGTTTACCAGCCCTTAAAAAAGGACAAACCAAACCTAAAAACGAAGATCTTGACTTTGTAAAACGCGAAGCCGGCCAAATCATGACCGACTATATCAGCCTTGACAATAAATTTACCAGCGTAGGTTCACAACCGGCTAACTAA
- a CDS encoding tetratricopeptide repeat protein, which translates to MRYFLLIILCAIGFNASAQWYYKPFNKRARYPQMAYAQSHSIKRLPPPTVAKVKIPPTTIEHTPYVMAMIEESVMRTAQHNMRFHVYNAASYNFSDLAQMYMKQNRLAEAKWFLLQSITISRQQNDDRHTIANLLDLAAVKADYGDYAQAKQDLAEARQLAVSRGLTYDLALVEKKTRYLQDNKFKTPHSETRFAETADAGTITKPVNK; encoded by the coding sequence ATGAGATATTTCCTACTTATTATTTTATGCGCTATCGGGTTCAATGCGTCTGCGCAATGGTATTATAAACCGTTCAATAAGCGCGCCCGGTATCCGCAAATGGCCTATGCGCAAAGTCATTCTATTAAAAGGCTGCCCCCCCCAACTGTTGCTAAAGTAAAAATTCCGCCAACTACTATTGAGCATACGCCATATGTAATGGCTATGATCGAGGAATCGGTGATGAGAACCGCTCAACACAATATGCGTTTCCATGTATACAACGCCGCCAGCTACAACTTTAGTGATTTGGCGCAAATGTATATGAAACAAAACCGACTGGCCGAAGCCAAATGGTTCCTGTTACAAAGCATTACCATATCGCGCCAGCAAAACGACGACAGGCATACCATAGCTAACCTACTTGATCTTGCCGCGGTAAAAGCCGACTATGGCGATTATGCACAGGCCAAACAGGATCTGGCCGAAGCGCGCCAGTTGGCTGTATCTCGCGGTTTAACTTATGATCTGGCCCTGGTTGAGAAAAAAACGCGCTATTTACAGGACAATAAATTTAAAACACCACACTCTGAAACCCGCTTTGCCGAAACCGCAGATGCCGGTACGATTACCAAACCTGTTAACAAATAG
- the cphA gene encoding cyanophycin synthetase, with protein MNIENIQVLRGPNIWSIRRKKLIQMRLDLQEMEHRPTNEIDGFYERLEKLLPSLYSHRCSPGVPGGFFQRVMAGTWMGHVIEHIALEIQTLAGMDTGFGRTRETKTKGVYNVVFAYLEEKVGVFAAESAVRIAEALIKGEDYNLEADIQQMREIRENTRLGPSTGSIVEEAIARDIPWIRLNNQSLVQLGYGKNQVRFRATMTEKTSSIAVDIASNKEETKRLLQEQAIPVAKGVTISSASAVPDAIRKVGFPLVFKPLDGNHGRGISINIKTEEEAIEAYEHAAKISRRVIVERYVTGFDFRVLVIDNKMVAAALRKPANVTGDGKLNIQQLIDLENTDPRRGYGHENVLTEISVDRDTLDLLEKKGYTLETIPEKDEVVYVKSTANLSTGGTSVDVTDHVHPQNIFICERISKIIGLDICGIDIMAKNLTEPLTDTGGVILEVNAAPGFRMHIAPSEGLPRNVAGHVIDMLYPAGKSARVPIISITGTNGKTTTTRLIAHIVKNNGHRVGFTTSDGIYVQNNMMLKGDTTGPVSAEFILKDPTVDFAVLETARGGILRSGLGFNQCDIGVITNIQEDHLGLQDIHSLEDLMRVKSVVINSVKKDGWGVLNADNEYCVRIGKKAECNIAYFSRNENNPIIKSHCKKGGIAAICENGFITILKGDWKIRVQRTILIPLTFGGTVPFMIENVLAATLATFLWGFKTEDIKISLETFIPSASQTPGRMNIFEFKDFRFMIDFAHNPDGYNGVSEFLKHIDSPLKIGIIAGTGDRRDEDIRELGKISAGMFDYIILRQEKHLRGRTAENIIGLLKEGIYSIDPEKGVEVVPKEVDAIKHAMSLARPGSFITALSDVVDNAIETVQDYQEQERNGLFNV; from the coding sequence ATGAACATTGAAAACATCCAGGTTTTACGCGGACCAAATATTTGGAGCATCAGGCGCAAGAAATTAATACAAATGCGGCTTGATTTGCAGGAGATGGAACACCGCCCCACTAATGAAATTGACGGGTTTTATGAGCGACTCGAAAAATTACTGCCATCGCTCTACAGCCATCGCTGTTCGCCCGGCGTACCCGGAGGCTTTTTTCAGCGTGTTATGGCCGGCACCTGGATGGGCCATGTTATTGAACACATCGCCCTTGAAATACAAACCCTTGCCGGCATGGATACCGGCTTTGGCCGTACCCGCGAAACCAAAACTAAAGGCGTATACAATGTAGTATTTGCCTACCTGGAAGAAAAAGTAGGTGTTTTTGCCGCTGAATCGGCCGTGCGCATTGCCGAGGCGCTGATAAAAGGCGAAGATTATAACCTGGAGGCCGATATTCAGCAAATGCGCGAAATCAGGGAGAACACGCGTTTGGGCCCAAGCACCGGTTCAATTGTTGAAGAGGCTATTGCAAGGGATATCCCCTGGATCAGGCTTAACAACCAATCATTAGTGCAGTTGGGCTATGGTAAAAACCAGGTACGTTTCCGCGCTACCATGACCGAAAAAACCAGCAGCATTGCCGTTGATATTGCCAGCAACAAGGAAGAAACCAAACGCCTGTTACAGGAGCAAGCCATCCCGGTTGCTAAAGGTGTAACTATCTCATCGGCATCCGCTGTACCTGATGCCATCCGCAAGGTTGGCTTTCCGCTGGTGTTTAAGCCGCTTGACGGCAATCATGGCCGGGGCATTTCTATCAATATAAAGACTGAAGAGGAAGCTATCGAGGCTTATGAACATGCCGCCAAAATATCGCGCCGCGTAATTGTTGAGCGCTACGTTACCGGGTTTGATTTCAGGGTATTGGTGATAGATAACAAAATGGTTGCTGCCGCGCTACGTAAACCGGCCAATGTTACTGGCGACGGCAAGCTGAATATCCAGCAACTGATAGATCTGGAAAACACCGACCCGCGTCGTGGTTACGGGCATGAAAATGTGCTTACAGAAATCTCTGTTGACCGCGATACGCTCGACCTGTTGGAAAAGAAAGGTTATACATTGGAAACCATTCCTGAAAAAGATGAGGTGGTTTATGTGAAATCAACCGCTAACCTGAGCACGGGCGGTACTTCTGTTGATGTTACCGACCATGTGCACCCGCAAAACATTTTTATCTGCGAGCGGATCTCCAAGATCATCGGTCTGGATATTTGCGGTATTGATATCATGGCTAAAAACCTTACCGAGCCACTTACCGATACCGGCGGTGTGATACTGGAAGTTAATGCTGCGCCGGGCTTCAGGATGCACATTGCGCCAAGCGAGGGTTTGCCGCGTAACGTGGCTGGTCATGTGATTGACATGCTATATCCGGCAGGTAAATCGGCCAGGGTGCCTATCATATCTATTACCGGTACAAACGGGAAAACCACTACCACACGTTTGATAGCACATATCGTAAAAAATAACGGCCATAGGGTTGGCTTTACCACGTCCGACGGTATTTATGTACAAAATAACATGATGCTGAAGGGGGATACAACTGGCCCAGTGAGTGCCGAGTTTATTTTGAAAGACCCGACGGTTGATTTTGCCGTACTGGAAACTGCCCGCGGCGGTATCCTGCGCTCGGGTTTAGGCTTTAACCAGTGTGATATCGGTGTGATCACCAATATCCAGGAAGATCACCTTGGTTTACAAGATATTCATAGTCTTGAAGATTTGATGCGGGTAAAAAGCGTTGTGATCAATTCGGTAAAAAAAGATGGATGGGGTGTTTTGAATGCCGACAACGAATACTGCGTACGCATTGGCAAAAAAGCCGAATGTAACATCGCCTATTTCAGCCGGAACGAAAACAACCCGATCATTAAATCGCATTGCAAAAAAGGAGGGATTGCCGCCATCTGCGAAAATGGATTCATCACCATTTTAAAAGGCGACTGGAAGATCCGCGTACAACGTACCATCCTGATTCCGTTAACCTTTGGTGGTACCGTGCCGTTTATGATTGAGAATGTGCTTGCCGCAACACTGGCTACATTTTTATGGGGATTTAAAACAGAGGATATCAAGATCTCGCTTGAAACCTTTATTCCATCGGCCTCACAAACGCCTGGTCGTATGAATATTTTTGAGTTTAAAGATTTCCGTTTCATGATTGATTTTGCGCATAACCCGGATGGCTACAATGGCGTAAGCGAGTTTTTGAAACATATCGATTCGCCGCTTAAGATAGGTATCATAGCCGGTACCGGCGACAGGCGCGATGAAGACATCCGCGAATTGGGTAAAATTTCGGCAGGTATGTTTGATTACATTATCCTTCGCCAGGAAAAACACCTGCGCGGCCGTACTGCCGAAAACATTATCGGTCTGCTCAAAGAGGGTATCTATTCTATAGATCCGGAAAAAGGAGTAGAAGTTGTGCCTAAAGAAGTTGACGCCATTAAACATGCCATGAGCCTTGCCCGCCCGGGATCATTCATTACCGCATTGAGCGATGTGGTAGATAATGCCATCGAAACTGTTCAGGATTACCAGGAGCAGGAACGGAATGGGTTGTTTAATGTGTAA
- a CDS encoding DNA-3-methyladenine glycosylase family protein encodes MFEQFSHSNFHTICDKLAANDPDLAQIIQNHGYPPLWSRPNSFETLVHIILEQQVSLASALSALNKLRERVQQITPTRVLLLTDEEFRACYVSRQKTVYIKYLAEAIVNGQINLAEMEKMPDDIIRAKLTALKGIGNWTTDVYLMFVLQHTDVFPIGDLAAVNALKRVKNLPKETAKEELLSLTEQWKPYRTVAAMILWHYYLSAPRKSLKE; translated from the coding sequence ATGTTTGAGCAATTTTCCCATTCAAACTTTCATACAATTTGCGATAAACTGGCAGCTAATGATCCGGATTTAGCGCAAATCATTCAAAACCATGGCTATCCACCACTATGGTCTCGGCCCAACAGTTTTGAAACCCTGGTACATATTATATTAGAGCAGCAAGTATCATTAGCTTCAGCATTATCTGCCTTAAATAAACTCAGGGAGCGGGTACAGCAAATTACCCCAACCCGGGTATTGCTCCTGACAGATGAGGAATTCCGGGCCTGCTATGTAAGCCGTCAAAAAACTGTTTATATAAAATATCTTGCCGAAGCCATTGTAAACGGGCAGATCAACCTTGCCGAAATGGAAAAAATGCCCGACGACATTATCCGCGCCAAACTAACAGCGCTCAAAGGCATAGGCAACTGGACTACCGACGTATACCTCATGTTTGTACTGCAGCATACCGATGTTTTCCCCATTGGTGACCTTGCAGCCGTAAACGCCCTAAAGCGGGTAAAAAATCTGCCAAAAGAAACCGCCAAAGAAGAATTGCTATCGCTAACCGAACAATGGAAACCATATCGCACGGTTGCGGCGATGATTTTGTGGCATTATTATCTATCAGCGCCGCGCAAGTCCCTAAAAGAGTAA
- a CDS encoding NAD(P)-dependent oxidoreductase translates to MKNNILIVDDVHTIFMEMAEAKGYTCDYRPLIKVDEAMQIIGDYAGLVIRSKFRVDKAVLDAATNLQFIARAGAGMDNIDEDYAIQKGITLINAPEGNSDAVGEHAIGLLLSLMNNLNRGDAEIRDGKWLREANRGYELKGKTVGIIGYGHMGSSFARKLSGFQANVIAYDKYKTGFSDKYAREVSMEEIVKHSDVLSLHIPLTTETNGLVDDEYLFHFKKPIFFLNTSRGKTAKVSAVLNAIREGKILGAGLDVLEVEKFPALAEQPWFEELRQSGKVLLSPHVAGWTFDSYRKISEVMAEKLVDLRA, encoded by the coding sequence TTGAAAAATAATATCCTTATTGTTGATGATGTGCATACCATATTTATGGAGATGGCCGAAGCTAAAGGTTACACCTGCGATTACCGTCCGCTGATTAAGGTTGACGAAGCCATGCAAATCATAGGCGACTATGCCGGTTTGGTGATCCGCTCAAAATTTAGGGTGGATAAAGCCGTACTGGACGCTGCCACCAACCTGCAGTTTATAGCCCGTGCCGGCGCAGGTATGGATAATATTGATGAAGATTATGCCATTCAAAAAGGAATAACACTCATTAATGCCCCTGAAGGTAATTCAGATGCGGTGGGTGAACATGCTATAGGTTTATTACTGTCATTAATGAATAACCTGAACCGAGGCGATGCCGAAATCCGTGACGGCAAATGGCTGCGTGAAGCTAACCGCGGCTATGAGCTTAAAGGCAAAACAGTGGGTATTATAGGCTATGGCCATATGGGCAGTAGCTTTGCCCGCAAGCTTTCTGGCTTCCAGGCAAATGTTATCGCTTATGATAAATATAAAACCGGCTTCAGCGATAAATATGCCCGCGAGGTGAGTATGGAAGAAATTGTTAAGCACAGCGATGTACTAAGTCTTCATATTCCACTGACCACCGAAACTAATGGCCTGGTTGATGATGAGTACCTGTTCCACTTTAAAAAACCGATATTTTTCCTGAACACGTCGCGCGGAAAAACCGCTAAAGTAAGCGCTGTGTTAAATGCGATACGCGAAGGCAAAATATTAGGCGCCGGTTTAGATGTGCTTGAGGTTGAAAAATTCCCCGCCCTTGCCGAGCAACCATGGTTTGAAGAATTAAGACAAAGCGGTAAGGTATTGTTAAGCCCACACGTTGCCGGCTGGACATTTGATTCGTATCGAAAAATCAGCGAAGTAATGGCTGAGAAATTGGTTGATTTGAGAGCGTAA
- a CDS encoding cyanophycinase, which yields MIVPKGKLIIIGGAVDMGSNVTLQEHILQPDYIKFFEQGILRRIINESAKHEGSKIEVITTASQIPELVGQEYIKAFGQLNVTNVDVLHIKTREDAAKKEYLDRIRKADVVMFSGGDQLRLTAIFGGTEFLQILKQRYQKENFVIAGTSAGAAAASTHMIYRGQSNEALVKGEVQITAGLGFIDSVIVDTHFVQRGRIGRLMYAVATNPGILGIGLGEDTGLLITEGYMMEAIGSGLIILVDGRNIVSTNIYDVELGSPISIENLRVHVMSIFDKYDLVQHRLIIKKNMKVEEGVFIQAPGSKLLQ from the coding sequence ATGATTGTCCCGAAAGGTAAGCTAATAATTATAGGTGGAGCGGTTGATATGGGGAGTAATGTTACCCTACAAGAGCACATTTTGCAGCCGGATTATATCAAGTTCTTTGAACAAGGCATATTAAGGCGCATTATTAACGAGTCGGCTAAGCACGAGGGCTCAAAAATTGAGGTAATTACTACCGCATCGCAGATCCCCGAGCTTGTTGGCCAGGAATATATCAAGGCGTTTGGCCAGCTTAATGTTACTAATGTTGATGTATTGCACATTAAAACCCGTGAGGATGCCGCGAAGAAGGAATACTTAGACAGGATCCGCAAAGCCGATGTGGTTATGTTTAGCGGAGGCGATCAGCTAAGGCTCACAGCCATTTTTGGTGGCACAGAGTTTTTGCAGATCCTGAAACAACGTTATCAAAAAGAAAACTTTGTAATAGCCGGGACTTCGGCAGGCGCGGCGGCAGCATCAACACACATGATCTACCGCGGGCAAAGCAACGAAGCCCTTGTTAAAGGCGAGGTACAAATAACCGCCGGGCTTGGCTTTATCGACTCGGTAATTGTTGATACACACTTTGTACAACGCGGTCGTATCGGCCGGTTAATGTACGCCGTAGCAACCAATCCCGGTATTTTAGGGATAGGTTTGGGCGAGGACACCGGTTTGCTCATAACCGAGGGGTATATGATGGAAGCCATTGGTTCGGGCCTGATTATTTTGGTTGATGGACGCAACATTGTGTCGACCAATATATACGATGTGGAACTTGGTTCGCCAATCTCCATCGAGAACCTGAGGGTGCACGTGATGTCGATATTTGATAAATACGACCTGGTACAGCACCGTTTAATCATAAAAAAGAACATGAAAGTTGAAGAAGGTGTTTTTATCCAGGCACCGGGAAGCAAACTTTTACAATAA
- a CDS encoding DUF6358 family protein: protein MGFKLVLNVLYTMGVALCFIVAYKMFTTHNYPVMAGAMIVGVIVIFMKLRLLKEVKETQEAPQNKKGKGAK, encoded by the coding sequence ATGGGCTTTAAATTAGTGCTCAATGTACTTTACACCATGGGGGTGGCATTGTGCTTTATTGTAGCTTATAAAATGTTTACAACTCATAATTACCCGGTAATGGCAGGAGCCATGATTGTTGGCGTAATTGTGATTTTCATGAAGCTAAGGCTTTTGAAAGAAGTTAAAGAAACACAGGAAGCCCCGCAAAATAAAAAAGGTAAAGGCGCGAAATAA